Proteins found in one Geomonas subterranea genomic segment:
- a CDS encoding antitoxin MazE-like protein, producing the protein MCNRNRVQDYRTKLPKAGVTFVHMWIPDASAPGFPAECLRQSGYNP; encoded by the coding sequence ATATGCAACAGAAACAGAGTACAGGACTACAGAACCAAGCTGCCAAAAGCCGGGGTCACGTTCGTTCACATGTGGATACCAGATGCTTCGGCTCCAGGGTTCCCAGCAGAGTGCTTAAGACAATCCGGTTACAACCCGTGA
- a CDS encoding DUF2442 domain-containing protein, whose translation MYWDVKVVKSLPDYCIYVEIEDGRKGIFDLKPYLDHGIFRELKKPAYFNQVGTFSGR comes from the coding sequence ATGTACTGGGATGTAAAAGTCGTAAAATCGCTGCCGGACTACTGCATCTACGTGGAAATCGAAGACGGCCGCAAAGGGATCTTCGACCTGAAGCCGTACCTTGACCACGGCATCTTTCGCGAGCTGAAGAAACCCGCGTACTTCAACCAAGTGGGCACCTTTTCGGGACGGTAG
- a CDS encoding DUF2442 domain-containing protein has translation MNKVVSVKPLDDKKVAVVLSDGRSGIFDVAPYIKSDFFQRLNEEAYFRQVSLFFTGIGWPEGQDLGPDTIAAELQPMSE, from the coding sequence ATGAATAAAGTTGTTTCCGTAAAACCTTTGGATGACAAAAAAGTAGCGGTCGTCCTTTCCGATGGCAGGTCAGGCATCTTCGATGTCGCCCCCTACATCAAAAGCGATTTTTTCCAGCGCTTGAATGAGGAGGCCTACTTTAGGCAGGTCTCCCTCTTCTTCACCGGCATCGGCTGGCCGGAAGGGCAGGATCTGGGTCCCGATACCATCGCAGCAGAGTTGCAGCCGATGTCGGAGTAG
- the dhiT gene encoding type II toxin-antitoxin system toxin DhiT — protein MPTISMFFGIVIYMFFYDNKRHSLPHLHATFGEYDAVFSIEDAELLEGSFPRNKQKLVQAWIEIHKDDLLTDWHLAVNGQNPLPIKPLE, from the coding sequence ATGCCTACCATCTCGATGTTTTTCGGAATCGTCATTTACATGTTCTTTTACGACAACAAGAGGCATTCCCTGCCGCACCTGCATGCAACGTTTGGTGAATATGACGCCGTGTTTTCCATCGAGGATGCAGAGTTGCTCGAAGGCAGTTTCCCTAGGAATAAGCAAAAGCTCGTTCAGGCATGGATTGAGATCCACAAGGATGATCTGCTGACCGACTGGCACCTTGCCGTAAACGGCCAAAATCCTTTGCCCATAAAGCCTTTGGAGTAG
- a CDS encoding fibronectin type III domain-containing protein, translating into MSEPFDITGLKDLSDGDLALCGETLADHLEEHPAYKGQNIPICIPGPGNLREEAHDVKQASNAARQDPSKEPFRLEKRDKIINSIKFSCQYVVMYATHTNDPSQLDGVPVNRQQKAPRSTTVKLPKKFNKFKVSHGDRSGGVKMYVNSWEGKASVDVQICYANPAQEESWQALKMSHYCHFTVDGLEPARRAYFRARLINDAGVGPWSEVVELIII; encoded by the coding sequence ATGAGCGAACCTTTCGACATCACCGGCCTGAAAGACCTTTCCGATGGAGACCTGGCCCTCTGCGGCGAGACCCTGGCCGACCACCTGGAGGAACATCCGGCCTACAAGGGGCAAAACATCCCGATCTGTATTCCGGGCCCAGGCAATCTGAGGGAGGAAGCACATGACGTCAAGCAGGCGTCAAATGCGGCAAGGCAGGACCCTTCGAAAGAGCCCTTCAGGCTTGAGAAGCGGGACAAGATTATCAACTCCATAAAGTTCTCCTGCCAGTACGTGGTTATGTATGCGACCCACACCAATGACCCCAGCCAACTGGACGGCGTACCTGTCAATAGACAGCAAAAAGCGCCCCGGAGCACGACCGTCAAGCTGCCCAAGAAGTTCAACAAGTTCAAGGTCAGCCATGGTGACAGATCCGGTGGAGTGAAGATGTACGTCAACAGTTGGGAGGGAAAGGCGAGTGTCGATGTTCAGATCTGTTACGCTAATCCGGCACAGGAAGAGTCGTGGCAGGCCCTGAAGATGTCCCACTACTGCCACTTCACCGTCGACGGTTTGGAGCCGGCGCGCAGGGCCTACTTCAGGGCCAGGCTGATAAACGATGCCGGCGTCGGCCCCTGGTCCGAGGTAGTCGAACTGATTATCATCTAA
- a CDS encoding transposase: protein MPRFARLDAVGLLQHVMVHGIEKSDIFLDDKDRYSFLDRLSTLLVKTGTSCFAWALMTNHFHLLLRPEKSKLSSFMRRLLTGYAVTFNQRHNRAGHLFQNRYKSIVCEEEPYLLELVGYIHLNPVRAHLVQGVDALDSYRWSGHAVLMGNHTLPGQVTDEVLSRFGGRLSEARRNYRLFVMEAAAKGHREEFVGGGMFRSCDFLHTQPGTEAFDERILGGGEFVEDVWRVEKDAHIEGIPSLESVVIDVAARYGISTEILCTATKERTVSEARAVACFLALRVLGYSGAAISPLLKISRAGVTVAAKRGEALVKDGAAKDLVSNVKILTTSP from the coding sequence ATGCCAAGGTTCGCTCGACTTGATGCGGTTGGTTTGCTGCAGCATGTGATGGTCCACGGAATCGAGAAGTCCGACATCTTCCTCGATGACAAGGACCGATACTCTTTCCTCGATCGCCTATCGACGCTGCTGGTGAAGACGGGTACCTCGTGCTTCGCCTGGGCGCTGATGACCAACCACTTCCATCTCCTGTTGAGACCGGAAAAGTCCAAATTATCCTCCTTCATGCGCCGCCTACTCACCGGGTACGCGGTGACATTCAATCAAAGGCACAACCGTGCCGGCCACCTCTTTCAAAATCGTTACAAGTCCATTGTCTGCGAGGAAGAGCCTTACCTTCTTGAACTGGTGGGCTACATTCACCTCAATCCTGTCAGGGCCCACCTTGTCCAGGGCGTGGACGCATTGGACAGCTATCGCTGGAGCGGCCACGCGGTACTAATGGGGAACCACACCCTCCCCGGACAGGTCACGGACGAGGTGCTGTCCAGATTTGGCGGCAGGTTGTCGGAAGCCAGAAGGAATTACCGGTTGTTTGTCATGGAGGCTGCGGCAAAAGGTCATCGTGAGGAGTTCGTTGGAGGCGGCATGTTCAGAAGTTGTGACTTTCTTCATACGCAGCCTGGTACAGAGGCTTTTGATGAGCGGATCCTTGGTGGGGGCGAGTTTGTAGAAGACGTATGGCGGGTGGAAAAAGATGCACACATAGAAGGTATACCGTCCCTGGAATCAGTGGTCATTGACGTTGCTGCAAGATACGGGATTAGCACAGAAATACTATGCACAGCCACCAAGGAGCGAACTGTATCAGAGGCCCGCGCAGTAGCCTGTTTCCTTGCACTGCGTGTCTTGGGATACAGCGGGGCTGCCATATCGCCCTTGCTTAAGATCTCTCGTGCAGGGGTAACGGTGGCTGCGAAGAGGGGAGAGGCCTTGGTGAAGGACGGTGCAGCTAAAGATCTGGTTTCAAATGTAAAAATATTAACAACGTCCCCCTAG
- a CDS encoding chalcone isomerase family protein — MRLLLALILVLVVVGTAPAKEIEGVRVEPQVTVNAETLKLNGSGTRKKFFVRVYVGSLYSARRLTSGSEAIKDSGDKLIRMDFVYPKVEKEKIVEAFQEGIHNNTPELSDSEEVKKFLSFFTDDFKRGDQVDLYLGGDGTVTAKHNGKVLGTIVSPPLATAVLAIYLGDKPADANLKKGMLGK; from the coding sequence ATGAGACTGCTACTTGCGTTGATCTTGGTGTTGGTTGTGGTTGGAACCGCTCCGGCGAAGGAGATTGAAGGGGTGAGGGTCGAACCACAGGTGACGGTGAATGCGGAAACGCTGAAACTAAACGGCAGCGGCACCAGGAAGAAATTCTTCGTCAGGGTCTATGTCGGCTCCCTGTATTCGGCGAGACGCCTCACCAGCGGCTCGGAAGCGATCAAGGACTCGGGCGACAAGTTGATCAGGATGGACTTCGTGTACCCGAAGGTGGAGAAGGAGAAGATCGTGGAGGCATTCCAGGAGGGGATTCACAACAACACGCCTGAGCTCTCCGACTCCGAGGAGGTGAAGAAATTCCTCTCTTTTTTCACCGATGACTTCAAGCGCGGCGACCAAGTCGATCTCTACCTCGGCGGGGACGGCACCGTTACCGCGAAGCACAATGGCAAAGTCCTCGGCACGATTGTCTCCCCCCCCCTTGCCACCGCCGTCCTCGCCATCTACCTCGGCGACAAACCGGCCGACGCAAACCTGAAGAAGGGGATGCTCGGCAAGTAG
- a CDS encoding MBL fold metallo-hydrolase codes for MKVEQHVCLVCGFNMIGFHPERCPFCGAARSHFITAEECSARFRVTSTSVNDKVTRLNSDPPLGLEHAAYRVETAHGPCWIDCPSSFDRALDRADAILFTHHHFLGASNLYRELFSARVHIHHADSLHDICRPFPFDVTFQHDFVHNGIEAFHIGGHTPGFTFYIFEDVLFICDYVFLHGDGLKYNPFGPADQTMAGGDRIREYLDGRQLSSVCGYNYTVGYEEWKRRFDAGPVFGGH; via the coding sequence ATGAAGGTCGAACAGCACGTATGCCTGGTTTGCGGCTTCAACATGATCGGCTTTCACCCGGAGCGCTGCCCATTCTGCGGGGCGGCGAGGAGCCATTTCATCACCGCGGAGGAGTGCTCGGCGCGGTTCAGGGTGACCAGCACTTCTGTGAACGACAAGGTAACGAGGCTGAACTCGGACCCGCCGCTAGGTCTGGAACACGCGGCCTACCGCGTGGAGACCGCTCACGGTCCCTGCTGGATCGACTGCCCTTCGTCCTTCGACCGGGCCCTGGACCGCGCCGACGCGATACTGTTCACCCACCACCACTTCCTGGGGGCCTCAAACCTCTACCGCGAACTCTTTTCCGCCAGGGTTCACATCCACCACGCGGACTCGCTCCACGATATCTGCCGTCCCTTCCCCTTCGACGTCACCTTCCAACACGATTTCGTCCACAACGGGATAGAGGCGTTTCACATCGGCGGCCACACCCCGGGGTTCACCTTCTACATCTTCGAGGATGTCCTCTTCATCTGCGACTACGTCTTCCTCCATGGCGACGGGTTGAAGTACAACCCCTTCGGGCCGGCGGACCAGACCATGGCGGGAGGCGACCGCATACGGGAGTACCTGGATGGGCGGCAGCTCTCATCGGTGTGCGGCTACAACTACACCGTCGGGTACGAGGAGTGGAAACGCAGGTTCGACGCGGGACCGGTTTTCGGGGGGCATTGA
- a CDS encoding YMGG-like glycine zipper-containing protein translates to MKRRISSVCVLLALGGCVTVPTGPSVKVLPTKGKSFETFMKEDATCRQWANSQIGSPVQETYDKNMATSAVVGTAVGTGVGAVLGSASGNTGAGAAIGAATGLLFGAAAGSGSAQVYGAQAQRQYDNAYVQCMYTYNNQVPGTRQTVAARPAPPPPARVVTPPVATPPPPVAPPPVMAPPPPPGPELILPPPPEEYEAEPPEFVYSPRLDAYVAVGVPFDLVYSGNEYFYFYGGNWYRSAYYNGPWSYVPRRSYPQLFVRYEVVNIRHYRDVEYRRYVRDRGHYDGRVYRPQYRRIVRHRPGY, encoded by the coding sequence ATGAAAAGACGGATATCATCGGTTTGCGTGCTGCTGGCCCTGGGGGGATGCGTCACGGTCCCGACCGGCCCCAGCGTGAAAGTCCTTCCGACCAAGGGGAAGTCCTTCGAGACCTTCATGAAGGAGGACGCGACCTGCCGGCAGTGGGCGAACTCCCAGATCGGGTCACCGGTGCAGGAAACCTACGACAAGAACATGGCCACCAGCGCCGTGGTGGGAACGGCAGTCGGCACCGGCGTCGGGGCCGTCCTCGGTTCCGCCTCGGGCAACACCGGGGCCGGCGCAGCCATCGGCGCCGCGACCGGCCTTCTCTTCGGCGCCGCTGCGGGCTCGGGTTCGGCGCAGGTCTACGGGGCGCAGGCGCAGCGTCAGTACGACAACGCCTACGTCCAGTGCATGTACACCTACAACAACCAGGTTCCGGGAACGAGACAAACCGTCGCGGCCAGGCCGGCCCCGCCTCCCCCCGCACGGGTTGTCACTCCCCCGGTCGCAACTCCTCCACCGCCGGTAGCACCCCCCCCCGTCATGGCGCCCCCTCCCCCTCCCGGGCCGGAACTCATCCTCCCGCCTCCTCCCGAGGAGTACGAAGCCGAGCCGCCCGAGTTCGTCTATTCGCCCCGGCTGGACGCCTACGTCGCCGTCGGCGTCCCTTTCGACCTCGTGTACAGCGGCAACGAATACTTCTACTTCTACGGCGGCAACTGGTACCGCAGCGCCTACTACAACGGCCCCTGGAGCTACGTCCCCCGCAGGTCCTACCCTCAGCTGTTCGTGCGCTACGAGGTGGTCAACATCCGGCACTACCGCGACGTCGAGTACCGGCGCTACGTGCGCGACAGGGGCCACTACGACGGCCGCGTCTACCGCCCGCAGTACCGCCGCATCGTGAGGCATCGCCCCGGCTACTAG
- a CDS encoding DUF3108 domain-containing protein, with translation MKKIGPRIAFFLALTFFAAPASAFPVPERLVYDVTWSGMKAGSALLEVTPSGDELRLTNTIRSTGFVSAFFKIDDRTESVTTRAGRPKFFRENKREGSYRAAREATFNFNTLTANSVDLQKKIETTAPITPRTYDNLSSIYFIRGSDLPPGRAIFFDIYDTKRLWNTEVRVVRRQEVTTPLGKFKTVMVTSRLKHNGEEAKVGNATFWFTDDDRRIPVRITTTMKVGDVTLTLVGGI, from the coding sequence ATGAAAAAAATCGGTCCCAGGATAGCCTTCTTCCTCGCCCTTACCTTCTTCGCCGCACCGGCGTCGGCCTTTCCCGTCCCCGAGCGCCTGGTCTACGACGTGACCTGGTCCGGGATGAAGGCGGGCTCGGCGCTCCTCGAAGTGACTCCCAGCGGCGACGAACTGCGCCTCACCAACACCATCCGCTCGACGGGATTCGTCTCCGCCTTCTTCAAGATCGACGACCGGACCGAATCGGTGACGACCCGTGCCGGAAGGCCCAAGTTCTTCCGGGAGAACAAGCGGGAGGGGAGCTACCGCGCCGCCCGTGAGGCGACCTTCAACTTCAACACGCTCACGGCCAACAGCGTGGATCTGCAGAAAAAGATCGAGACGACCGCCCCGATCACCCCCAGGACCTACGACAACCTCTCCAGCATTTACTTCATACGAGGCAGCGATTTGCCCCCCGGCCGCGCCATCTTCTTCGACATCTACGACACCAAGCGTCTGTGGAATACCGAGGTCCGGGTGGTACGGCGGCAGGAGGTGACGACGCCATTGGGGAAATTCAAGACCGTGATGGTGACCTCCCGGCTGAAACATAACGGGGAGGAGGCCAAGGTTGGCAACGCCACCTTCTGGTTTACCGATGACGACCGCAGGATCCCCGTGAGGATAACCACCACCATGAAGGTCGGCGATGTCACCCTGACCCTGGTGGGGGGCATCTAG
- a CDS encoding acetyl-CoA hydrolase/transferase C-terminal domain-containing protein, with the protein MSELHKRIRKSSLHSRITTVDQVLPLFKNGMSLGWSGFTPAGYPKAVPIALADHVEKNQLQGKLRFNLFIGASVGVETEDRWASLDMIDRRWPYQTGKNIQAGINEGRIRMGDKHLSMFAQDLGYGFYTKDNGGRLDLAIIECSAITENGDLVLTASCGAVPEIVQIADKIIIEINTSIPNFEGLHDIVEPVAPPNRLPYLICRVDDRAGSPYVRVDNDKIVAIVESDKPDNGRAFSEQDDTSEAIAAHIIDFFSAEVKAGRLPKNLLPLQSGVGSIANAVIGGLANGPFTGLKVWTEVLQDTMLDFFDSGKLDFASTVSLSFSVDGFKRFYGNWDKYSNKVMMRPLSIANHPEPIRRLGCIAMNTPVEFDIYAHANSTLVGGTRMINGIGGSGDFLRNAYLSIMHTPSARPTKTDPTGITCVVPHVPHVDHTEHDLDVLVTEQGLADLRGLDPKSRAKLIIQKCAHPDYKALLSDYFERAAFDCLGRKAGHEPQLLDRVFKMQVNLAKKGTMKIDSWDL; encoded by the coding sequence ATGTCCGAATTGCACAAAAGGATCAGAAAGTCCAGCCTTCACTCCCGGATCACCACCGTCGACCAGGTACTTCCCCTGTTCAAAAATGGCATGAGCCTCGGCTGGTCCGGCTTCACCCCCGCCGGCTACCCCAAAGCGGTGCCCATCGCCCTCGCCGACCACGTCGAGAAGAACCAGCTGCAGGGAAAGCTGAGGTTCAACCTCTTCATCGGCGCCTCCGTCGGCGTCGAGACCGAGGACCGCTGGGCCTCGCTCGACATGATCGACCGCCGCTGGCCCTACCAGACCGGCAAGAACATCCAGGCCGGCATCAACGAGGGGCGCATCCGCATGGGTGACAAGCACCTCTCCATGTTCGCCCAGGACCTGGGCTACGGCTTCTACACCAAGGACAACGGCGGCCGGCTCGACCTCGCCATCATCGAGTGCTCCGCCATCACCGAAAACGGCGACCTCGTCCTCACCGCCTCCTGCGGCGCCGTCCCCGAAATCGTCCAGATCGCCGACAAGATCATCATCGAGATCAACACCTCGATCCCGAACTTCGAGGGTCTGCACGACATCGTCGAGCCGGTCGCGCCTCCCAACCGTCTCCCGTATCTCATCTGCCGCGTCGACGACCGCGCCGGTTCCCCCTACGTCCGCGTCGACAACGACAAGATCGTCGCCATCGTCGAGTCCGACAAGCCGGACAACGGGCGCGCCTTCAGCGAGCAGGACGACACCTCCGAAGCCATCGCCGCACACATCATCGACTTCTTCTCCGCCGAGGTGAAGGCGGGGCGCCTGCCGAAGAACCTCTTGCCGCTGCAGTCCGGCGTCGGCTCCATCGCCAACGCCGTCATCGGCGGGCTGGCCAACGGCCCCTTCACCGGCTTGAAAGTCTGGACCGAGGTGCTGCAGGACACCATGCTGGACTTCTTCGACTCCGGCAAGCTCGACTTCGCCTCCACCGTGTCGCTCTCCTTCTCGGTGGACGGCTTCAAGCGCTTCTACGGCAACTGGGACAAGTACAGCAACAAGGTGATGATGCGTCCCCTCTCCATCGCCAACCACCCCGAACCGATCCGCCGTCTCGGCTGCATCGCCATGAACACCCCGGTCGAGTTCGACATCTACGCCCACGCCAACTCGACGCTCGTCGGCGGCACCAGGATGATCAACGGCATCGGCGGCTCCGGCGATTTTCTCAGAAACGCCTACCTCTCCATCATGCACACGCCGTCGGCGCGCCCGACCAAGACCGACCCGACCGGCATCACCTGCGTCGTACCGCACGTGCCGCACGTCGACCACACCGAGCATGACCTCGATGTCCTGGTCACCGAGCAGGGGCTTGCCGACCTGCGCGGACTCGATCCGAAGAGCCGCGCCAAGCTCATCATCCAGAAATGCGCGCACCCCGACTACAAGGCGCTCCTGTCCGACTACTTCGAGCGCGCCGCGTTCGACTGCCTGGGGAGAAAGGCGGGGCACGAACCGCAGCTTCTGGACCGCGTCTTCAAGATGCAGGTGAACCTCGCCAAGAAGGGAACCATGAAGATCGACAGCTGGGACCTGTAG
- a CDS encoding TetR/AcrR family transcriptional regulator, which translates to MEKTECNKKLLDVATQLFSERGLYGVSIRELSQAAGTSISMISYHFGSKEGLYSAVLQRQFACFAEIHEIRERVSDPVEMVESYLRWTFRRHRDNPYLLRFYTSELTNPTAFFATLVLPVIDEVIVIMAQAIGEGIRQKRFREDVDPTNAALALAGMVNYFFLSSLATENLISHSPERDEELVQQYLKIFTCGVAAS; encoded by the coding sequence ATGGAAAAAACGGAGTGCAACAAGAAGTTATTGGATGTGGCGACGCAGCTCTTCTCCGAGAGGGGGCTGTACGGCGTGAGTATCCGGGAACTCTCCCAGGCGGCGGGGACCAGCATCTCGATGATCTCGTATCATTTCGGGAGCAAGGAGGGGCTCTACTCGGCGGTGCTGCAGCGGCAGTTCGCCTGTTTCGCAGAGATCCACGAGATCAGGGAGCGGGTGAGCGACCCGGTGGAGATGGTGGAGAGTTACCTGCGCTGGACCTTCCGCAGGCACCGCGACAACCCGTACCTCTTGCGCTTTTACACGAGCGAGCTCACCAACCCGACCGCGTTCTTCGCGACGCTGGTCCTGCCGGTTATCGACGAGGTGATCGTGATCATGGCGCAGGCGATCGGGGAGGGGATACGGCAGAAGCGGTTCCGCGAGGATGTGGACCCCACCAACGCGGCGCTGGCGCTGGCGGGAATGGTGAATTACTTCTTTTTGAGCAGCCTTGCCACCGAGAACCTGATCAGCCACTCCCCCGAGCGGGACGAGGAACTGGTGCAGCAGTACCTGAAGATCTTCACCTGCGGGGTGGCGGCTAGCTGA
- the mazF gene encoding endoribonuclease MazF yields the protein MTVMGYVPDRGEVVWLDFDPQAGHEHAGRRPAFVLSPRSYNKKTSLMLCCPITSQVKGYPFEVAVAGVTTVWGVILADQVKSLDWQVRRPEKGGRASREVLEEVILKVRAILEG from the coding sequence ATGACAGTGATGGGTTACGTTCCAGACAGAGGAGAGGTGGTCTGGCTTGATTTCGATCCTCAGGCGGGGCACGAGCATGCCGGCCGGCGCCCAGCGTTCGTGCTGTCGCCACGCAGCTACAATAAGAAAACCAGCCTCATGCTCTGCTGTCCAATCACATCACAGGTAAAGGGCTACCCGTTCGAGGTGGCAGTTGCTGGGGTTACCACTGTCTGGGGCGTCATATTGGCCGACCAGGTGAAATCGTTGGACTGGCAAGTACGACGACCAGAGAAAGGCGGCAGGGCAAGTAGGGAAGTCCTCGAAGAAGTCATCCTGAAGGTTCGTGCCATTCTCGAAGGATAA
- a CDS encoding AbrB/MazE/SpoVT family DNA-binding domain-containing protein codes for MVAKAQKWGNSLAVRLPKSIAAECGIEADSPVEITRQEGYIIIKPIVNKVFSLDALLDGINEENLHSEVSSGKPVGRELL; via the coding sequence ATGGTAGCGAAAGCGCAAAAGTGGGGCAACAGCCTGGCAGTGCGTTTGCCGAAGTCAATAGCGGCAGAGTGTGGTATTGAAGCGGATTCCCCTGTAGAGATCACCAGGCAGGAGGGATACATAATCATCAAGCCCATCGTCAACAAGGTCTTTTCGCTGGACGCCCTCCTTGATGGAATCAACGAGGAAAATCTGCATTCAGAGGTAAGTAGCGGAAAACCTGTTGGCAGGGAATTGCTATGA
- a CDS encoding cation diffusion facilitator family transporter — protein sequence MVSAEHDALKRRAARLSVASNTTLVIAKLAVGMITGSVSVLSEAVHSGVDLVAAGIAWYSVRESGKPADEDHHYGHGKIENVAGTIEAVLIFGAAFYIIWEAVQKLRGGVVEIEGLGLGAAVMAVSAVANYLVSRHLLNVAAATDSVALEADAMHLRTDVYTSAGVLGGLVAIKLTGVPILDPIVAIVVALMIIKAAWDLTRSAFFHILDVKLPEEEEAVIHEVLEHYGERLIEYHKLRTRKSGHLRYIDMHLVVPKQMTVEAAHTLSHEITAEIERRLPYSHILVHLEPCPGGCDHCTVDCHKLPAQR from the coding sequence ATGGTTTCAGCAGAACACGATGCCCTGAAAAGAAGGGCCGCGCGGCTGTCGGTCGCGTCCAACACGACGCTGGTCATCGCCAAGCTCGCGGTCGGCATGATCACCGGCTCCGTGTCGGTGCTCTCGGAGGCGGTGCATTCCGGCGTCGACCTCGTCGCCGCGGGGATCGCCTGGTACTCCGTGCGCGAATCTGGCAAGCCCGCGGACGAGGACCACCACTACGGGCACGGCAAGATCGAGAACGTCGCGGGCACCATCGAGGCCGTGCTCATCTTCGGCGCCGCCTTCTACATCATCTGGGAGGCCGTGCAAAAGCTCCGGGGGGGGGTGGTGGAAATCGAGGGGCTCGGTCTGGGCGCGGCGGTCATGGCCGTGTCGGCGGTCGCCAACTACCTCGTCTCCCGGCACCTGTTGAACGTCGCCGCCGCTACCGACTCGGTCGCGCTGGAAGCCGACGCCATGCACCTGCGTACCGACGTCTACACCTCCGCCGGCGTCCTGGGCGGCCTGGTGGCGATCAAGCTCACCGGGGTCCCCATCCTCGATCCCATCGTGGCCATCGTGGTCGCGCTCATGATCATCAAGGCGGCCTGGGATCTGACCAGGAGCGCCTTCTTCCACATCCTGGACGTGAAACTCCCAGAAGAGGAGGAGGCGGTGATCCACGAGGTGCTGGAGCACTACGGCGAGCGCCTCATCGAGTACCACAAGCTGCGTACCCGCAAGTCGGGGCACCTGCGCTACATCGACATGCACCTCGTGGTCCCCAAGCAGATGACCGTGGAGGCCGCCCACACCCTGAGCCACGAGATCACCGCCGAGATCGAGCGCCGGCTCCCCTACAGCCACATACTGGTGCACCTCGAGCCCTGCCCCGGCGGCTGCGACCACTGCACCGTCGACTGCCACAAGCTCCCGGCACAACGGTAA
- a CDS encoding DMT family transporter: MRSTFSPALSGALAMIVCGFLWSLAGLFIKVLNWNPFLIAGLRSLIAFLFLFALVGTVRLKWSGALLGAALANAATMLLFVAANKTTTAANAILLQYLAPVFTALFSVIFLKEHLYREQVLALFMTMVGMVVLFLDRLSPGQLVGNLMALTSAFTFSLMFIFTRMQKEGDPLQSFMASHAVAALVALTVAIFLPLPPFTTRAIGSILVLGVVQIGLAAFFFSYGIKRVSAVTANLLAVIEPVFNPVWVFLVLGEAPTANTLVGGVIILGSVTLASLISARRISKYT, translated from the coding sequence ATGCGAAGCACATTCTCCCCCGCTCTCTCCGGCGCTTTGGCCATGATCGTCTGCGGCTTTTTATGGAGCCTCGCCGGCCTCTTCATAAAGGTCCTGAACTGGAACCCGTTCCTGATCGCCGGCCTGAGGAGCCTCATCGCCTTCTTGTTCCTTTTCGCCCTGGTCGGCACCGTGCGTCTAAAATGGTCCGGCGCGCTCCTCGGCGCCGCCCTCGCCAACGCCGCCACCATGCTCCTCTTCGTCGCCGCGAACAAGACCACCACGGCGGCCAACGCCATCCTGCTGCAGTACCTGGCGCCCGTCTTCACCGCCCTCTTCAGCGTGATCTTCCTGAAGGAGCACCTGTACCGCGAGCAGGTGCTCGCCCTCTTCATGACCATGGTCGGCATGGTGGTCCTGTTTTTGGACCGCCTCTCGCCGGGGCAGCTCGTCGGCAACCTCATGGCCCTCACCTCGGCCTTCACCTTTTCCCTCATGTTCATCTTCACCCGGATGCAAAAAGAAGGAGACCCGTTGCAGTCGTTCATGGCCTCCCACGCCGTGGCCGCGCTGGTTGCCCTGACCGTCGCCATCTTCCTCCCCCTCCCCCCCTTCACCACCAGGGCCATCGGCAGTATCCTCGTACTGGGCGTCGTACAGATCGGCCTCGCCGCTTTCTTCTTTTCCTACGGCATCAAGCGCGTCTCCGCCGTTACCGCCAACCTCCTGGCCGTGATCGAGCCCGTGTTCAACCCGGTCTGGGTCTTCCTGGTGCTGGGGGAAGCTCCGACCGCGAACACGCTCGTCGGAGGAGTCATCATACTCGGCTCGGTCACCCTCGCCAGCCTGATCAGCGCCCGCAGGATTTCGAAATACACCTGA